The following are encoded together in the Chlorocebus sabaeus isolate Y175 chromosome 12, mChlSab1.0.hap1, whole genome shotgun sequence genome:
- the RRAGA gene encoding ras-related GTP-binding protein A — translation MPNTAMKKKVLLMGKSGSGKTSMRSIIFANYIARDTRRLGATIDVEHSHVRFLGNLVLNLWDCGGQDTFMENYFTSQRDNIFRNVEVLIYVFDVESRELEKDMHYYQSCLEAILQNSPDAKIFCLVHKMDLVQEDQRDLIFKEREEDLRRLSRPLECACFRTSIWDETLYKAWSSIVYQLIPNVQQLEMNLRNFAQIIEADEVLLFERATFLVISHYQCKEQRDVHRFEKISNIIKQFKLSCSKLAASFQSMEVRNSNFAAFIDIFTSNTYVMVVMSDPSIPSAATLINIRNARKHFEKLERVDGPKHSLLMR, via the coding sequence ATGCCAAATACAGCCATGAAGAAAAAGGTGCTGCTGATGGGGAAGAGCGGGTCGGGGAAGACCAGCATGAGGTCGATTATCTTCGCCAATTATATTGCTCGCGACACCCGGCGCCTGGGGGCCACCATTGACGTGGAGCACTCCCACGTCCGATTCCTGGGGAACCTGGTGCTGAACCTGTGGGACTGTGGCGGTCAGGACACCTTCATGGAAAATTACTTCACCAGCCAGCGAGACAATATTTTCCGTAACGTGGAAGTTCTGATTTACGTGTTTGACGTGGAGAGCCGCGAACTGGAAAAGGACATGCATTATTACCAGTCGTGTCTGGAGGCCATCCTCCAGAACTCTCCTGACGCCAAAATCTTCTGCCTGGTGCACAAAATGGATCTGGTTCAGGAGGATCAGCGCGACCTGATTTTTAAAGAGCGAGAGGAAGACCTGAGGCGTCTGTCTCGCCCGCTGGAGTGTGCTTGTTTTCGAACGTCCATCTGGGATGAGACGCTCTACAAAGCCTGGTCCAGCATCGTCTACCAGCTGATTCCCAACGTTCAGCAGCTGGAGATGAACCTCAGGAATTTTGCCCAAATCATTGAGGCCGATGAAGTTCTGCTGTTCGAAAGAGCTACGTTCTTGGTTATTTCCCACTACCAGTGCAAAGAGCAGCGCGACGTCCACCGGTTTGAGAAGATCAGCAACATCATCAAACAGTTCAAGCTGAGCTGCAGTAAACTGGCCGCTTCCTTCCAGAGCATGGAAGTTAGGAATTCCAACTTCGCTGCTTTCATCGACATCTTCACCTCAAACACGTACGTGATGGTGGTCATGTCAGACCCGTCGATCCCTTCTGCGGCCACTCTGATCAACATTCGCAATGCCCGgaaacactttgagaagctggaGAGAGTGGATGGCCCCAAGCACAGTCTCCTTATGCGTTGA